The following is a genomic window from Aquificota bacterium.
TTTGTTATTATGCTTGGCCTTGCGCTGGTCTTTGTGTTTATAAACTATATACTTGGTCCCAAGTCCCAAGATGCACTTCAGGACTATCCTTATGAATGTGGTGTGCCTTTGTATGATCAATCCGCCCAGGCCACCTTTCATCAAGGTTATTATCTCTTGGGCCTTTTGCTCCTGCTCTTTGACATAGAAGCTGCCTTTCTCTTTCCTTGGACGGTAGTGTATAGATACCTTGGCGTATTTGGCTTTATTGAGATGTTCCTATTTATCCTTATACTTACCTACGGGCTTTTATACGCTTGGAGAAGAGGTGCCTTAAACTGGCAGTTTGAAGAAGAAAGTCTATAAAGGAGTTGAAAGATGCCTTGGGCAAAGGGTGAAGACTTTATTGACCTAAAGGAAAGGTTTAGAGAGCTACAGATAGAAGAAAAACCAACCATTACGGCCCTACACATACCAAAAAGCGACCTTATAGAGCTTCTAAAGGCTTTAAAAGAAGAAAAGGGCTTTAAACTTTTCCTTGACCACTCGGTTATTGACTTTCCAGACAAAAAGCCAAGGTTCCAGGCCTTTTACATACTCTACAACGTGGATGAAAGGAAAAGAGTAGTAGTAAAAACATGGACCGATGGCGAACTCCCTTCCATAGAAAAGCTCTGGTTTGCAGGCAAATGGGCCGAAAGGGAATGCTACGATATGTTTGGCATCAAATACGAAGGGCATGAGAACCTTGTAAGGGCCTTTATGTGGGAAACATACCAGTATTATCCTCTACGGAAGGACTTCCCTCTGGAAGGCTACGCTACCGAATACCTTCCTTCCTTGAACGAGGTCCTTTGGGGCGACAACCTTCAGGGCCTTATGAACTACGATAAAATGCACACGCCTGTGCCAACCCTTGAGGACCTTGAGATTACAGAAAAGAAAAGACTAAAAAAGAAGGCACAGATAGTGCTTAATTGGGGACCCTTGCACCCAGGCACTCACGGAACTATGTGGTTCCTCTTTGACCTTGAAGGGGAAAGGGTCTATCAGTGCGATGTTATATTGGGCCAGCTACACAGGGGCGTGGAAAAGCTGGCGGAGAATGAGATGTATAATCAGTTCTTGGTCTACACGGACCGTATGGATTACCTTTCTGCCCTGTGTTCCAATCAGGCATGGGTTGTGGCCGTAGAAAGGCTTCTTGGCATAGAGGACCTTGTGCCAGAAAAGGCAAAGTATATAAGGACTATGATGTCCGAGCTTCAAAGGATAAACTCTCACCTTCTTTGGCTTGGCACCTACGCCCTTGACCTTGGAGCATTGACCATATTCCTATATGCCTTTAAAGAAAGAGAAAAGCTTATGGACATAATAGAGGGCATAACGGGTGCAAGGCTCACCATATCTTATCCAAGGGTGGGTGGTGTGCGCATGGACCTGCCAGAGGGAGCATTGGAAGTGATAAAGGCCTTTATAAAGAGATTTCCTAAAGAGCTTAAGGAGTGGGAAACCATACTAAGCAGAAATAGGATTTGGCTAAGGAGAAACATAGGCGTTGGTGTGATAAGTAAAGAGGATGTTTATTTCTACGGTCTTACCGGCCCTGTGGCAAGGGGTTCTGGCGTGCCTTATGACCTTAGAAAGTTTGAACCTTACGATGCTTACGGATGGGTGGAGTTTGATATTCCCGTGGGAGAAAATGGAGATGTTTATGATAGATACCTGGTAAGGCTTGAGGAGATGAGACAAAGCCTTAGGATCATTGAACAGTGTGTGAATGTCTTAGAAAGGATGCCTAAGTCAGCGCCCTTCTTTGCCGAATCTCCAGACCCCAAAAAGATAAAGCTTTCCTTGGATGGTATAGGTCTAAAAGTGCCAGAGGGAGAGATATACTCCTCTGGAGAGAACCCAAGGGGTGAGCTGGGTTTTTACATATACTCCACCGGCGGTATAAAGCCTTACAGGGTAAAGATAAGGCCCGGCTCCATGTACAATCTATGTATATATCCAAAGCTTATGAAGGATAGGGTTATTGCCGACGCAGTGGCCATTTTGGCAAGCCTTGACCCAGTGGTAGGAGAAATAGACAGGTAGGAGGAAAGGATGGAAGGTGTTTTGGCTTGGCTTGTGATAACCATTATAAAGATACTGGTAATCCTGGGTATAGTGCTTGGCATAGGTGCCTACCTTACCCTTGTGGAAAGGAAGGTGGCAGCCCACATTCAAAGAAGACCGGGACCTATGGTAGTAGGATGGCATGGCCTAC
Proteins encoded in this region:
- a CDS encoding NADH-quinone oxidoreductase subunit D — protein: MPWAKGEDFIDLKERFRELQIEEKPTITALHIPKSDLIELLKALKEEKGFKLFLDHSVIDFPDKKPRFQAFYILYNVDERKRVVVKTWTDGELPSIEKLWFAGKWAERECYDMFGIKYEGHENLVRAFMWETYQYYPLRKDFPLEGYATEYLPSLNEVLWGDNLQGLMNYDKMHTPVPTLEDLEITEKKRLKKKAQIVLNWGPLHPGTHGTMWFLFDLEGERVYQCDVILGQLHRGVEKLAENEMYNQFLVYTDRMDYLSALCSNQAWVVAVERLLGIEDLVPEKAKYIRTMMSELQRINSHLLWLGTYALDLGALTIFLYAFKEREKLMDIIEGITGARLTISYPRVGGVRMDLPEGALEVIKAFIKRFPKELKEWETILSRNRIWLRRNIGVGVISKEDVYFYGLTGPVARGSGVPYDLRKFEPYDAYGWVEFDIPVGENGDVYDRYLVRLEEMRQSLRIIEQCVNVLERMPKSAPFFAESPDPKKIKLSLDGIGLKVPEGEIYSSGENPRGELGFYIYSTGGIKPYRVKIRPGSMYNLCIYPKLMKDRVIADAVAILASLDPVVGEIDR
- a CDS encoding NADH-quinone oxidoreductase subunit A, with the protein product MGYLALLIFFVIMLGLALVFVFINYILGPKSQDALQDYPYECGVPLYDQSAQATFHQGYYLLGLLLLLFDIEAAFLFPWTVVYRYLGVFGFIEMFLFILILTYGLLYAWRRGALNWQFEEESL